One stretch of Acropora muricata isolate sample 2 chromosome 12, ASM3666990v1, whole genome shotgun sequence DNA includes these proteins:
- the LOC136891688 gene encoding uncharacterized protein, with protein MRTIESFEEYVDPVQQVIDEMFLPTLFGQAEPLPDELSELVTLTPAQGGLGIPDLTTEAPQQYTASKTFTKQHVESIKFQSEIMNTNEQLVEELKRDLRTLKAENTKSKIESIDASLNPELLRLTQQARDKGASSWLNAIPLKDQGLTLNKQEFRDSLRLRYNLPLQDLPSTCACGELFNVSHALSCKKGGFVAQRHDGVRNLLTSLLSRVCKNVQVEPHLQPLDNEVMNLKSATTCSDARLDVKAGGFWSRGVTAFFDVRVSHVNSKTNQGKPTAAIFKEQESEKKRKYQQRVLEVEMGSFTPFIFGTNGGMGEECKMFMKHLAEKLAEKDVEGYPIVISWLRTRISFEILKSVNTSIRGSRQPFFRREVVDDFKVNCTAADLLL; from the coding sequence ATGCGAACAATCGAGTCATTCGAAGAATATGTAGACCCTGTACAGCAGGTCATTGATGAGATGTTTCTCCCGACCCTATTTGGTCAAGCAGAACCACTCCCAGATGAATTGAGCGAACTCGTGACATTAACACCAGCGCAAGGGGGGCTGGGAATACCTGATTTGACAACAGAAGCCCCACAACAGTACACAGCGTCAAAAACTTTCACCAAACAACATGTTGAGTCTATCAAATTTCAAAGTGAAATCATGAATACAAATGAGCAATTGGTAGAGGAACTAAAGAGAGACCTGCGGACACTCAAGGCAGAGAATACAAAGTCCAAAATCGAGAGCATCGATGCATCTCTCAACCCTGAGCTGTTGCGTCTCACACAGCAAGCCAGAGACAAAGGTGCAAGTTCCTGGCTCAACGCCATACCCCTCAAAGACCAGGGTTTGACATTGAATAAGCAAGAGTTTAGGGACTCCCTGCGATTGCGGTACAATTTACCACTGCAGGACCTACCGTCTACCTGTGCTTGTGGAGAGCTATTTAACGTAAGCCATGCCTTGTCATGTAAAAAGGGGGGATTTGTGGCTCAACGCCATGACGGAGTGAGAAATCTACTAACCTCTCTACTCAGCAGAGTGTGCAAGAATGTCCAAGTGGAGCCTCACCTCCAGCCATTGGACAATGAAGTAATGAACTTAAAATCAGCCACAACATGTTCCGACGCGAGATTGGATGTGAAGGCTGGTGGCTTCTGGTCGCGCGGGGTGACAGCATTTTTCGATGTTAGAGTGTCGCATGTCAACTCCAAGACTAACCAGGGGAAACCAACTGCAGCAATTTTCAAGGAACAGGAGAGCGAGAAGAAGCGAAAGTACCAACAAAGAGTGCTAGAAGTCGAGATGGGCTCCTTTACCCCATTCATTTTTGGAACCAACGGCGGGATGGGCGAAGAATGCAAAATGTTTATGAAGCATTTGGCAGAGAAATTGGCAGAGAAGGACGTTGAAGGTTACCCAATTGTTATTAGCTGGCTCAGGACCAGGATTTCTTTCGAAATATTAAAGTCTGTAAATACTAGCATTAGAGGATCGCGCCAGCCCTTTTTTAGAAGGGAAGTTGTAGATGATTTTAAAGTAAATTGTACAGCTGCTGACCTActtttatga